In a genomic window of Syntrophorhabdaceae bacterium:
- a CDS encoding hydrogenase maturation protease: ITVVEASLGGIGLLDLMAGYQKVVIVDSIKSEHGSPGDIYKIDVDDLGNPTYPVGPHFLDVRTAVELGSKFGYTMPETIDIYAIEIRDNTTFSETLTPGVEKAIPELAGLIIEDLCPGNGRG, translated from the coding sequence ATATAACTGTTGTCGAGGCAAGTCTCGGCGGCATCGGACTTCTGGACCTCATGGCAGGTTACCAAAAGGTGGTTATTGTCGATTCCATCAAGTCGGAACACGGCAGCCCCGGCGACATTTATAAGATCGATGTGGATGACCTTGGGAATCCGACATATCCTGTAGGTCCTCATTTCCTTGATGTGAGGACTGCCGTCGAACTGGGCAGTAAATTCGGTTACACAATGCCGGAGACCATCGATATCTACGCCATCGAGATCAGGGACAACACAACCTTCAGCGAAACCCTGACACCGGGGGTTGAAAAGGCAATCCCCGAGCTTGCCGGTCTCATCATTGAAGACTTATGTCCCGGCAATGGGAGGGGTTAG
- a CDS encoding ATP-binding protein — protein sequence MFRSLRLKFLILLLAVVAIALVSTILFRHFMLRDFRAYLEGEAEDKVYLIQADLEGSYERYGGWKTDIQAQEAIRALMSGFEMRLTDHGGRLVIDTKSAIENASPLVKKRLEALAQFSVSESAGVFVPYPLFLAGKQLGTLEIRQLRPVREDIFLRRSDGFLMLSMVIVGGLSVLLSILFSRRLTRPVKELALAASAISRGDLQRRVAISRHDEVGKLGESFNHMAKALETQQILRRKLIADVAHELRTPLGVMRGELEGLMDGLIPNDSVCLQSLYDETGRLKNMVDAIEELNKAEASLLSLERHRIDLRSFLRNIVERFRTRFQEGGVVLELICPEGLSLYADPERLSQIILNLLSNALKATPSGGSVSVRVGSTEGRLEITVADSGSGIREEDIPFIFERFYHGPGGGLGIGLTIVKELLEAHGANIMVKSIPGNGSSFTMVFPAEVVHNSS from the coding sequence ATGTTTAGGAGTCTCCGGCTCAAGTTTCTTATCCTTCTCCTCGCCGTAGTAGCTATAGCCCTGGTCAGCACCATTCTTTTCAGGCACTTTATGCTCAGGGATTTCAGGGCCTATCTGGAAGGCGAAGCGGAAGACAAAGTCTACCTGATACAGGCTGACCTGGAAGGGTCCTACGAGCGGTATGGAGGATGGAAGACCGATATTCAGGCACAGGAAGCCATACGTGCGCTCATGTCCGGTTTTGAGATGAGGCTTACGGATCATGGGGGAAGGCTCGTAATCGATACGAAGAGCGCCATCGAAAATGCTTCCCCGCTGGTAAAGAAGAGACTGGAAGCTCTGGCGCAATTCAGCGTGTCTGAAAGTGCCGGTGTCTTTGTGCCATACCCTCTGTTTCTTGCCGGAAAACAGCTCGGAACCCTTGAAATCAGGCAACTACGTCCCGTAAGGGAAGATATCTTTCTTCGGAGATCCGATGGGTTCTTGATGCTGTCAATGGTTATTGTCGGGGGGCTTTCTGTCCTTTTGAGTATTCTTTTCTCCCGTCGGCTTACCCGTCCCGTGAAGGAACTGGCCTTAGCCGCGTCTGCCATCAGCCGGGGTGATTTGCAGAGGCGGGTGGCCATATCCAGACACGACGAAGTCGGCAAGCTTGGAGAAAGCTTCAACCACATGGCAAAGGCCCTTGAGACTCAGCAAATACTGAGGAGGAAGCTGATCGCCGACGTGGCACACGAACTTCGCACGCCCTTAGGGGTCATGCGCGGAGAGCTTGAAGGATTAATGGACGGTTTGATACCGAACGATTCCGTGTGTCTCCAGTCGCTTTATGACGAAACGGGTAGACTCAAGAATATGGTCGACGCAATTGAGGAGCTGAACAAAGCGGAGGCCAGCCTGCTCTCCCTGGAAAGGCATCGGATAGATCTGCGGTCTTTTCTCCGGAACATTGTAGAAAGGTTCAGAACAAGGTTTCAGGAAGGAGGGGTTGTCCTGGAACTGATCTGCCCCGAAGGGCTGAGCCTTTACGCAGATCCCGAACGGTTAAGTCAGATCATTTTGAATCTGCTGAGCAATGCCCTGAAAGCCACCCCCTCCGGTGGGAGCGTTTCAGTCCGCGTAGGATCGACTGAGGGAAGATTGGAGATAACTGTTGCAGATAGCGGTAGCGGAATCAGGGAGGAAGATATCCCCTTCATCTTCGAAAGATTTTACCATGGCCCGGGGGGAGGCCTCGGTATTGGTCTAACCATAGTGAAGGAGTTGTTGGAAGCCCATGGCGCGAACATAATGGTGAAAAGCATACCGGGAAATGGCTCGTCGTTTACAATGGTCTTCCCGGCTGAGGTCGTTCACAATTCTTCATAA
- a CDS encoding response regulator transcription factor, whose product MLYPILVVEDDPKIAHIVKVYLENAGFRVTHSERGKDALEAAQNEKPLLVILDLMLPDMSGEELCLRLKEVADVPIIMLTAKASEEERVAGFALGADDYVVKPFSPRELVFRVKVVLKRFEKGDLSRSEPMSFNKGSLLVDGQTYTATQKGRIVRLTSTEFKLLFTLAGSPDRVFTRSELVEKALGYQFEGYERSVDAHIKNIRRKLEDDPQNPVFIRTIYGVGYRFTGKRDV is encoded by the coding sequence ATGCTTTATCCCATCCTCGTTGTAGAAGATGACCCAAAAATAGCGCACATCGTAAAGGTCTACCTGGAGAATGCCGGGTTTCGTGTAACACACTCGGAGCGCGGAAAAGATGCCCTGGAGGCCGCACAGAACGAGAAACCGCTTCTGGTAATCCTGGACCTGATGCTGCCTGACATGAGCGGCGAGGAGCTTTGCCTTCGACTCAAAGAGGTCGCCGATGTGCCCATAATCATGCTTACGGCTAAGGCTTCCGAAGAGGAAAGAGTCGCAGGGTTCGCTCTGGGTGCCGATGACTACGTGGTAAAACCCTTCAGTCCCAGAGAACTGGTATTCAGGGTGAAAGTGGTTCTGAAAAGGTTCGAAAAAGGAGATCTTTCCAGGTCGGAACCGATGAGCTTCAACAAAGGGTCTCTGCTTGTAGACGGCCAAACCTACACGGCGACGCAGAAAGGTAGGATTGTACGGCTCACATCGACGGAGTTTAAACTTCTTTTTACCCTTGCCGGGTCTCCCGATCGAGTGTTTACAAGGAGCGAACTGGTAGAAAAAGCGCTCGGCTATCAGTTTGAAGGCTACGAGAGGAGCGTGGACGCCCATATCAAGAACATTCGCAGAAAGCTTGAGGATGACCCTCAGAATCCGGTCTTTATTCGCACTATCTATGGCGTCGGATACCGGTTCACAGGAAAAAGGGATGTTTAG
- a CDS encoding radical SAM protein: MKSNQIKKTEPSFDFFVQWHLTERCNLACTHCYQEERTMTEMPLPEINKVLLNISHTIQQWSDIYAIPFSTGFNITGGEPLLRKDLSKILQKICRYKFNIYLLTNGTLIKKDNARIFADFPIRGAQVSLEGPEKIHEAIRGKHSFSSAMKGAQHLLDAGITVTLNVTLSEINVAFFSDMVSLATNLGVQRLGFSRLVPYGRGSTLLSKMLKKEKVKEVYERIFSISTPGLEIVTGDPVASQLNAEIAENDRYVFPSGGCAAGVSGITLLPDGTITPCRRLGIPIGHILRDSLREIWATSNVLNALRDKSAYKGKCRICNRWSNCRGCRAIAYAYSLSQGRSDFLEEDPQCFIE, from the coding sequence ATGAAATCTAATCAAATTAAGAAAACAGAGCCTTCTTTCGATTTTTTTGTTCAGTGGCATCTTACGGAGAGATGTAATCTCGCATGTACTCATTGCTACCAGGAAGAAAGAACCATGACAGAAATGCCGCTCCCTGAAATCAACAAGGTATTACTAAATATTTCCCATACAATCCAGCAATGGTCAGACATATATGCGATTCCTTTCTCTACAGGTTTTAATATAACAGGCGGGGAGCCGCTTCTCCGAAAAGACCTCTCGAAAATTCTTCAAAAAATCTGCAGGTATAAGTTCAACATATACCTTCTCACAAATGGAACGCTGATAAAAAAAGATAATGCCCGTATATTTGCGGATTTTCCCATTAGAGGCGCCCAGGTAAGCCTTGAGGGGCCGGAAAAAATACACGAAGCAATCCGGGGAAAACATAGTTTTTCTTCTGCGATGAAGGGGGCTCAACACCTTCTCGATGCCGGCATAACAGTGACGTTAAATGTGACCCTCTCTGAAATAAATGTAGCCTTTTTTTCAGACATGGTGTCACTGGCAACCAATCTTGGCGTTCAGCGCCTTGGTTTTTCAAGGCTTGTGCCTTATGGAAGAGGTTCAACATTGCTTTCCAAAATGCTTAAAAAGGAGAAAGTGAAAGAAGTGTATGAAAGGATATTTTCCATCAGTACCCCAGGTCTTGAAATCGTAACAGGCGACCCCGTTGCATCACAGTTGAATGCAGAAATTGCTGAAAACGATCGCTATGTATTCCCGAGCGGGGGCTGTGCTGCAGGGGTATCGGGAATTACCTTGCTCCCTGATGGTACGATCACGCCATGCAGGAGGTTGGGTATCCCTATTGGTCACATATTAAGAGATTCATTGAGGGAGATATGGGCAACCTCAAACGTCCTCAACGCTCTTAGGGACAAAAGTGCCTATAAGGGTAAATGCCGGATCTGCAACCGTTGGTCGAACTGCCGGGGATGCAGGGCTATTGCCTATGCCTACTCACTATCGCAGGGGAGAAGCGATTTCCTCGAAGAAGATCCGCAATGTTTTATTGAATGA